Proteins encoded together in one Undibacterium sp. CCC3.4 window:
- the folD gene encoding bifunctional methylenetetrahydrofolate dehydrogenase/methenyltetrahydrofolate cyclohydrolase FolD, which translates to MTAHIINGTELSQQLRTEVSRRAAALSAQGRQPGLAVLLVGENPASQVYVRNKVKACEDCGFYSILEKYEADLSEATLLAHIERLNNDPKINGILVQLPLPAHIDANKVIEAIAAEKDVDGFHVSNAGLLMTGKPLFRPCTPYGVMKMLESIDYPLRGANAVIVGASNIVGKPQAMLLLQAGATVTICNSKTRDLGAHTRNADILVVATGIRNIVTADMVKPGAVVIDVGMNRDDAGKLCGDVDFANVKEVAGYITPVPGGVGPMTITMLLVNTIEAAERN; encoded by the coding sequence ATGACTGCCCACATCATTAACGGAACCGAACTCTCCCAACAATTGCGTACCGAAGTCAGCCGCCGCGCCGCCGCCTTAAGCGCACAAGGGCGCCAGCCCGGCTTGGCCGTGCTGCTGGTCGGTGAAAATCCGGCTTCGCAAGTGTATGTGCGCAATAAAGTCAAAGCCTGCGAAGACTGCGGTTTTTATTCGATACTCGAAAAATATGAGGCTGATCTCAGCGAAGCGACGCTGTTGGCGCATATAGAACGGCTCAATAATGACCCGAAAATCAACGGTATCTTGGTACAACTGCCCTTGCCGGCACATATCGATGCCAATAAGGTCATTGAAGCCATTGCCGCAGAAAAAGATGTCGATGGTTTCCATGTCAGCAATGCCGGTCTGCTGATGACCGGCAAGCCCTTGTTCCGCCCCTGCACCCCTTACGGCGTGATGAAAATGCTCGAGTCTATCGACTATCCACTGCGTGGTGCCAATGCCGTCATCGTCGGTGCCTCAAATATCGTCGGCAAGCCGCAAGCGATGCTGCTCTTGCAAGCTGGGGCTACCGTCACCATCTGTAATTCGAAAACCCGTGATCTCGGCGCGCACACACGCAATGCCGACATCCTCGTCGTCGCCACCGGCATCCGCAACATCGTCACGGCCGACATGGTCAAGCCCGGTGCCGTGGTGATCGATGTCGGCATGAACCGCGATGATGCCGGCAAACTGTGCGGCGATGTCGATTTCGCCAATGTCAAAGAAGTCGCCGGTTACATCACACCGGTGCCGGGCGGCGTTGGTCCGATGACGATCACGATGTTACTTGTCAACACTATCGAAGCTGCCGAAAGAAACTGA
- a CDS encoding Lrp/AsnC family transcriptional regulator: MPQFRALDKLDRKLLNQLQKDNQIPTRSLAEKLHISQPTCLRRIRELREAGVINAEVSMVDPFALGYGMLAFLEVSLTNQGDEFMHDFEARMNKESEVMQCYFVSGEYDYFLVVHVIDMDGYYQFVRRAISGSGNVRHFHSRFPMKKTKFSTRIGFDEKATELLVRVKK; the protein is encoded by the coding sequence ATGCCCCAATTCCGTGCGCTCGACAAGCTGGATCGCAAGCTTTTGAACCAGCTTCAAAAAGACAACCAAATCCCAACGCGCAGCTTGGCTGAGAAATTACACATTTCTCAGCCGACTTGTTTGCGCCGCATCAGAGAGTTACGAGAGGCAGGAGTGATCAATGCTGAGGTCAGTATGGTCGATCCATTTGCACTCGGTTACGGCATGCTGGCGTTTCTTGAAGTTTCCCTGACCAATCAGGGCGACGAATTCATGCACGATTTTGAGGCACGCATGAATAAAGAGAGTGAAGTCATGCAGTGTTATTTCGTCTCCGGTGAGTACGATTATTTTCTGGTTGTGCACGTGATTGACATGGATGGCTACTATCAATTTGTGCGGCGCGCCATTTCCGGTTCCGGCAATGTCCGACATTTCCACTCACGTTTCCCGATGAAAAAGACCAAGTTCAGTACCCGTATTGGGTTCGATGAAAAGGCTACCGAGCTACTGGTAAGAGTGAAAAAATAA
- a CDS encoding glutaredoxin family protein: MPRHTLMLIGSLSALLLSAATQAEVYKSVGPDGSVTYSDTPPPPGRVLLEKKSLPNAEANPGFSYELALAASTQPVILYSMANCPPCVDGAKLLKAAGIPFLEQTISTPPEQERLKQLGGDSQLPFLTIGSKKLHAFNPDEWKAALKLAGYPAANRLPADYRYPAPQRLLPAGPSAASGNSNSKSNSKSNNPPPTAAPKPGTDHDFRF; encoded by the coding sequence GTGCCACGCCATACCCTCATGTTGATAGGCAGCTTGTCTGCCTTACTGCTCAGTGCGGCAACACAGGCCGAGGTGTATAAGTCGGTGGGGCCAGATGGTAGCGTGACTTACTCAGACACGCCACCGCCACCCGGACGCGTTCTGCTGGAAAAAAAATCGCTGCCCAATGCCGAAGCCAACCCCGGGTTTTCGTATGAACTGGCGCTGGCAGCGAGTACTCAGCCGGTAATCCTCTACAGCATGGCAAACTGCCCGCCCTGCGTCGATGGAGCCAAGCTGCTGAAAGCGGCGGGCATTCCATTTCTCGAACAAACCATCAGTACCCCGCCCGAGCAAGAGCGCTTGAAACAACTGGGCGGCGACAGCCAACTGCCGTTTCTCACCATAGGCAGCAAGAAACTGCATGCGTTTAATCCCGACGAGTGGAAAGCCGCGCTCAAACTGGCCGGCTACCCGGCGGCCAACCGTTTGCCGGCTGATTATCGTTATCCCGCCCCACAGCGCTTGCTGCCGGCTGGTCCAAGCGCTGCGTCTGGCAACAGCAACAGCAAGAGTAACAGCAAGAGTAACAATCCGCCGCCGACCGCCGCACCGAAACCTGGTACTGATCATGACTTCCGCTTCTGA
- a CDS encoding D-amino acid dehydrogenase, whose translation MKVIVLGAGIIGTATAWFLNQQGHEVTVIERQPGAAQETSFANGCQISVSHAEPWANPSAPLKVLKWLGQADAPLLFRPRAEYLQWAWGIRFLRECTQTRTDHNIRQIVAISEYSRQTLQEVVAETGIEYDRQQQGILHFYTDQKEFDSSLPAAQLMRDLGCPRISIAADEVVRREPALAGIRAQIVGGDYTENDESGDIYKFTTRLAELARQAGVTFQYNTSVTRLLTEGSAAAAKITGVEVIDGAGRHQVLHADSFVVAMGSFSQALLKPLGINLMIYPGKGYSATYAIRDAAAAPTVSLTDDGYKLVVSRLGDRLRVAGTCEINGYSRELNSARCAAITRRTRELFPHACDYDNPTYWTGLRPLTPSNIPYIGKTRYTNLFLNTGHGTLGWTMGVGSGRAIAEIMSGHRPEVDFAFTGSI comes from the coding sequence ATGAAAGTCATCGTCCTCGGCGCCGGCATTATAGGAACCGCTACGGCTTGGTTTCTCAATCAACAAGGTCACGAAGTGACTGTGATCGAGCGTCAGCCCGGTGCCGCCCAGGAAACCAGTTTTGCCAACGGATGCCAGATTTCGGTATCGCATGCCGAACCCTGGGCTAATCCTTCCGCCCCACTGAAAGTACTGAAGTGGCTGGGCCAAGCGGATGCCCCGCTGCTGTTCCGACCACGCGCCGAATACTTGCAATGGGCCTGGGGCATACGCTTTCTGCGCGAATGCACACAAACCCGAACCGACCACAATATCCGTCAAATTGTCGCGATTTCAGAATACAGCCGGCAAACGCTGCAAGAGGTAGTGGCCGAGACCGGCATCGAATACGATCGCCAGCAACAGGGGATTTTGCATTTCTATACCGATCAGAAGGAATTCGACAGTTCTCTGCCGGCTGCGCAATTGATGCGCGATCTCGGTTGTCCGCGTATTTCCATCGCGGCCGATGAGGTGGTACGACGGGAACCGGCACTGGCCGGGATTCGCGCCCAGATCGTCGGCGGCGACTATACCGAGAACGATGAGTCGGGCGACATCTACAAATTCACCACGCGCTTGGCTGAGCTGGCGCGTCAAGCTGGCGTCACGTTTCAATACAATACCAGTGTGACACGCCTGCTCACCGAAGGCAGCGCAGCCGCTGCCAAGATCACCGGCGTGGAAGTGATTGATGGAGCGGGCCGCCATCAAGTGCTGCATGCCGATTCCTTCGTGGTGGCGATGGGCAGCTTCTCACAAGCGCTACTCAAACCGCTAGGTATCAATCTGATGATCTATCCGGGTAAAGGCTATTCGGCTACCTATGCCATCCGCGACGCCGCGGCTGCCCCGACGGTCTCGCTCACCGATGATGGTTACAAACTGGTAGTCTCGCGCCTCGGCGACCGCCTGCGCGTGGCCGGCACCTGTGAAATCAACGGTTACAGCCGCGAACTCAACAGTGCCCGCTGCGCCGCCATCACGCGGCGCACCCGTGAATTATTCCCGCATGCCTGCGACTACGACAATCCGACCTACTGGACCGGTTTACGGCCACTGACGCCGTCGAACATTCCGTACATAGGCAAAACCCGGTATACCAACCTGTTCCTCAATACCGGCCATGGCACGCTGGGCTGGACCATGGGGGTCGGTTCCGGCCGCGCCATCGCTGAAATCATGTCAGGACACCGACCCGAAGTCGATTTCGCCTTCACCGGCAGCATCTGA
- a CDS encoding M3 family metallopeptidase, protein MTHASPLLDFSDLPRFADLRAEEITPAITQLIAECRAVVTQLTADSAAAELSWDNFVIPLENVTERLGRAWSTISHLNGVADTPELRAAYNENQPAVTEFWTELGQNLALFERYKALQARPDFANLAAARQTIISNAIRDFRLGGAELSEEHKQRYAEIQEQQAMLSTKFSENVLDATNDYRLLVADVKQLAGLPEDVIAAAHAAAAAEDRSGYQFTLHFPSYFPLLQYADERQLREQIYRANATKASELGAKPEWDNSSLIEQLLALREEEAGLLGYSNFAEVSLVSKMAESPAQVSAFLLDLALRARPYAEKDLQELRSFAAAELGIASLEAWDVAYASEKLREKRYAFSEQEVKLYFPEHQVVQGLFNVIQTLFAVNIKPDQASTWHADVKFFRIEKDGELVGQFYLDLYARAGKRGGAWMDDARGRRRTDAGIQTPVAYLVCNFTRPAVTDGVAKPAYFTHDEVITLFHEFGHGLHHLLTQVEELSVSGISGVEWDAVELPSQFMENFCWEWDVLQQMSAHAETGAGLPRALYDKMIAARNFQSGLQTLRQVEFALFDMRLHGADQSGYQTPQEILAAVRSQVAVFSAPEFSRVQHSFSHIFAGGYAAGYYSYKWAEVLSADAYAAFEEHGIAEGSNLSRRAGLQFQQEVLEVGGSRPALVSFTAFRGRAPSIDALLRHSGMSN, encoded by the coding sequence ATGACCCACGCCTCTCCCTTGCTCGACTTTTCCGACCTGCCTCGCTTCGCCGACCTGCGCGCCGAAGAGATCACGCCGGCCATCACACAACTGATCGCCGAATGCCGCGCCGTTGTGACGCAGTTGACGGCCGACAGCGCTGCCGCCGAGCTGAGCTGGGACAATTTCGTCATCCCGCTGGAAAATGTCACCGAGCGGCTGGGACGGGCGTGGAGTACGATCAGCCATCTCAACGGCGTGGCAGACACACCGGAATTGCGTGCCGCTTACAATGAAAATCAACCTGCCGTCACCGAATTCTGGACCGAGCTCGGCCAGAATCTGGCGCTGTTCGAGCGCTATAAAGCGCTGCAAGCACGCCCCGACTTTGCAAACCTGGCCGCGGCACGCCAAACCATCATCAGCAACGCCATCCGTGATTTCCGTCTCGGCGGTGCCGAACTGAGTGAAGAACACAAGCAGCGCTATGCGGAGATTCAAGAACAGCAAGCCATGTTGTCGACCAAGTTTTCTGAAAACGTGCTCGACGCGACCAATGATTACCGTTTGCTGGTGGCTGATGTCAAACAATTAGCCGGTCTGCCTGAGGATGTCATCGCAGCGGCGCATGCGGCGGCTGCCGCCGAAGACCGCAGCGGCTATCAATTCACGCTGCACTTCCCTTCGTATTTCCCCTTATTACAATATGCCGATGAGCGGCAGTTGCGCGAACAAATTTATCGTGCCAATGCGACCAAGGCCTCGGAACTCGGCGCCAAGCCGGAATGGGATAACAGCAGCCTGATCGAGCAATTGCTGGCTTTGCGCGAAGAAGAGGCTGGCTTACTCGGTTACAGTAATTTCGCCGAAGTGTCGTTAGTCAGTAAAATGGCTGAGTCACCAGCCCAAGTCAGCGCCTTCCTGCTGGACTTGGCGCTGCGCGCACGACCATATGCAGAAAAAGATTTGCAAGAGTTACGCAGTTTTGCCGCTGCCGAACTCGGTATCGCTAGCCTGGAAGCCTGGGATGTCGCCTATGCCTCAGAAAAATTACGCGAAAAACGTTATGCCTTCTCCGAACAAGAAGTCAAACTCTACTTCCCCGAACATCAAGTCGTGCAAGGCTTGTTCAACGTGATTCAAACTCTGTTTGCGGTCAATATCAAACCCGATCAAGCCAGTACCTGGCATGCCGATGTCAAATTTTTCCGCATCGAAAAAGACGGTGAATTGGTCGGCCAGTTTTATCTCGACCTGTATGCCCGCGCCGGTAAGCGCGGCGGGGCTTGGATGGATGATGCGCGCGGCCGTCGCCGCACCGACGCCGGCATCCAGACTCCGGTGGCTTACTTGGTCTGCAATTTCACCCGTCCAGCCGTTACCGATGGCGTCGCCAAACCGGCTTATTTCACGCATGACGAAGTGATCACCCTGTTCCATGAATTCGGCCATGGCCTGCACCATTTGCTGACTCAGGTGGAAGAATTGTCAGTATCCGGCATATCAGGAGTGGAATGGGATGCGGTCGAATTGCCCTCGCAATTCATGGAAAATTTTTGCTGGGAGTGGGATGTGCTGCAGCAAATGAGTGCCCATGCCGAAACCGGTGCCGGTTTGCCGCGTGCGCTGTATGACAAAATGATCGCAGCACGTAACTTCCAATCGGGCTTACAGACCTTGCGCCAAGTGGAATTCGCTCTGTTCGACATGCGTCTGCATGGTGCCGATCAAAGCGGCTACCAAACACCGCAAGAAATTCTCGCTGCCGTGCGCAGCCAGGTAGCGGTATTCTCCGCGCCGGAATTCAGCCGCGTCCAGCATTCGTTCAGCCATATCTTTGCCGGCGGCTATGCGGCCGGGTATTACAGTTACAAATGGGCAGAAGTGCTGTCAGCTGATGCCTATGCGGCCTTTGAAGAACATGGTATCGCGGAAGGCAGTAATCTTTCGCGCCGCGCCGGGCTTCAATTTCAGCAAGAAGTATTGGAAGTCGGCGGCTCGCGGCCGGCACTGGTGTCCTTCACCGCCTTTCGCGGCAGAGCGCCATCGATTGATGCCCTGCTGCGACACAGCGGCATGAGTAACTGA
- a CDS encoding DNA polymerase III subunit chi — translation MTSASEPTRIDFHSNVSDPIHYACRLIRKARAANCRLVVYHPEAALLQQLSHALWTLDDSAFLPHVMADDPCAPQTPVIFCQRELQLSPHFELLLNLSSSAPPQFGLFGRMIEIVPSTAQATALGRERYRGYQQQGFALFHHVAN, via the coding sequence ATGACTTCCGCTTCTGAACCCACCCGCATTGATTTTCACAGCAATGTCAGTGACCCCATCCATTACGCTTGCCGGCTGATTCGCAAGGCCCGTGCGGCCAACTGCCGCTTGGTCGTATATCACCCGGAGGCCGCACTGCTGCAGCAACTGAGCCACGCCCTGTGGACCCTCGATGACAGCGCGTTTTTGCCGCATGTGATGGCTGACGACCCCTGTGCGCCGCAAACGCCGGTGATCTTCTGCCAGCGCGAGCTGCAACTGAGCCCGCACTTTGAGTTATTGCTCAATTTAAGCAGCTCGGCACCACCACAATTCGGCCTGTTCGGGCGCATGATAGAAATCGTCCCCAGCACGGCGCAAGCCACCGCGCTTGGACGCGAACGCTACCGCGGCTATCAACAACAAGGCTTTGCACTCTTCCACCACGTCGCGAATTAA